One genomic segment of Egibacteraceae bacterium includes these proteins:
- the infC gene encoding translation initiation factor IF-3 — MTKRLNVNAEIRAKEVRLIGPEGKQIGVVPLKMAIDAAKQLDLDLVEVAPQANPPVAKVMDYGKHLYEQERAEREARKQQRATGQKAIRLRPKIDDHDFATKVRQARKFLEAGHSVRVQVMFRRREMRRPELGTQLLDRLTEELGDVAQVEARSAMEGRFTTMVLAPRGGVATATRE; from the coding sequence ATGACGAAGCGGCTCAACGTGAACGCCGAGATACGCGCCAAGGAGGTGCGACTCATCGGTCCGGAAGGCAAGCAGATCGGCGTCGTGCCCCTCAAGATGGCCATCGACGCGGCCAAGCAGCTCGACCTCGACCTTGTCGAGGTGGCCCCCCAGGCCAACCCCCCGGTCGCGAAGGTGATGGACTACGGCAAGCACCTGTACGAGCAGGAGCGGGCTGAGCGGGAAGCCCGCAAGCAGCAGCGGGCGACGGGGCAGAAGGCGATTCGGCTGCGGCCGAAGATCGACGACCATGACTTCGCCACGAAGGTGCGCCAGGCGCGCAAGTTCCTCGAGGCCGGGCACTCCGTGCGCGTGCAGGTCATGTTCCGGCGGCGCGAGATGCGCCGTCCCGAGCTCGGCACGCAGCTGCTCGACCGCCTGACCGAGGAGCTCGGGGACGTCGCGCAGGTCGAGGCGCGCTCGGCGATGGAAGGCCGGTTCACGACGATGGTGCTCGCCCCCCGGGGCGGCGTCGCCACCGCCACCCGCGAGTAG
- the rpmG gene encoding 50S ribosomal protein L33, producing MANDTRPKVTLACTECKERNYVTTKNRSTQRERLEMRKYCPRCNSHRAHRETK from the coding sequence ATGGCGAACGACACCCGCCCGAAGGTGACCCTGGCGTGTACGGAGTGCAAGGAACGCAACTACGTCACGACGAAGAACCGCAGCACCCAGCGGGAGCGGTTGGAGATGCGCAAGTACTGCCCCCGGTGCAACAGCCACCGGGCCCACCGGGAGACCAAGTAG